One genomic region from Shewanella aestuarii encodes:
- a CDS encoding zinc-dependent metalloprotease has translation MTLRHLSAALMLAMSPTLTLLSAPSVQAATSSDTIIKQSQAAKGFLNLYFDQKQGQLYLQADKLNQPFLMLTSLPHGVGSNDIGLDRGQLGRTRMVQFEQHGPYIILKQLNTYFRATSDNVAEQQSVKQAFAESILWRGKLVEGKKALVAITDLVINDLHGVTDVLAATNQGSYSLDSQRSVILPEQVKSFEKNADVDVNLTFKAQVPGQQVAEVTPDGKLMSVTMRYSFIQLPDEGYQVRDYHPMSGYLSDEYVDFSTDIDKPMVKRHLLRHRLEKLTPGDAPSEVVKPIIYYLDPGVPEPVRTALLEGGRWWEQAFEAAGFINGFKVEMLPEGADPQDVRYNMIQWVHRATRGWSYGSAITDPRTGEIIKGHVTLGSKRVRQDHLIARGLTASWPEREAAEQASMALSLARIRQLSAHEIGHTLGLDHNFAASSQDNASVMDYPHPYAYLANDHINIDKPYSEGIGIWDKYTISFGYGSASQQQALLNQALIEGYRYIGESDSRGQGASHVYASLWDNGSDAVLELARLETVRRHAIDNFNGDALLQGEPKGELADVFVPIYLLTRYQIEAAAKWIGGTEYSYQQLGSGVRWHFAAPSKQQEALTVLINSLSADSLLVPDDVLQSLVPKAGNYYKTRESFNGNIGVVTDPLGMAEVLSRHIVQQILAPQRLNRVFQAYMEDAEQLSVVSLLDKLIAATLYQDLSRGKALGINMRVNAVVVDELLATYHHQDTSGEVKAQLLAKLDFTIKQLKRRSTRATEYQAAHYDWLYQGIEKSLQDPEFKLIAQPLKMPPGSPI, from the coding sequence ATGACCCTTCGCCATCTTAGTGCAGCGTTAATGCTGGCAATGTCGCCAACATTAACGCTGTTGTCAGCTCCCTCAGTGCAAGCAGCAACGTCTTCTGACACCATTATCAAGCAAAGTCAGGCCGCAAAGGGCTTTCTGAATCTTTACTTTGACCAGAAACAAGGTCAACTGTACCTTCAAGCTGATAAGCTTAATCAACCATTTTTGATGTTAACCAGCTTACCGCATGGGGTGGGTTCAAACGATATTGGCTTAGACCGAGGCCAGTTAGGCCGTACTCGAATGGTACAATTTGAGCAACATGGCCCGTATATCATCCTTAAGCAATTAAATACCTATTTTAGAGCTACAAGCGACAATGTTGCCGAACAGCAATCCGTTAAACAAGCCTTTGCGGAATCAATTTTGTGGCGTGGTAAGTTGGTTGAAGGCAAAAAGGCGCTAGTGGCAATTACCGATCTAGTGATCAATGATTTACATGGTGTCACGGATGTATTGGCCGCCACCAATCAAGGCAGCTATTCCCTTGATAGCCAGCGTTCGGTAATTTTGCCTGAGCAAGTAAAGTCATTTGAAAAAAATGCTGATGTGGATGTTAACTTAACCTTTAAAGCCCAAGTGCCTGGTCAACAAGTTGCTGAAGTGACACCTGATGGTAAATTGATGTCAGTCACTATGCGTTATTCATTTATTCAATTGCCCGATGAGGGTTATCAAGTTCGCGATTACCATCCAATGAGTGGTTATTTATCTGATGAGTATGTCGACTTTTCAACAGACATAGATAAGCCAATGGTAAAGCGTCATTTGCTGCGCCATCGTCTAGAAAAGCTGACCCCAGGTGATGCGCCCAGCGAAGTTGTAAAACCTATTATCTATTATTTAGACCCTGGTGTGCCTGAGCCGGTCAGAACTGCTTTATTAGAAGGCGGTCGCTGGTGGGAGCAAGCATTTGAAGCGGCTGGTTTTATCAATGGCTTTAAAGTCGAAATGCTACCCGAAGGCGCTGATCCACAAGATGTTCGTTATAACATGATCCAATGGGTACATAGGGCAACACGTGGTTGGTCTTATGGTTCGGCAATTACCGATCCGCGCACCGGCGAAATTATTAAAGGCCATGTCACTTTGGGCAGTAAACGCGTAAGGCAAGATCATTTAATTGCCCGTGGTTTAACCGCAAGTTGGCCAGAAAGAGAAGCCGCGGAGCAAGCATCAATGGCGTTGTCTTTGGCGCGAATTAGACAGCTTTCAGCTCATGAGATAGGTCATACCTTGGGGCTTGACCATAACTTTGCTGCGTCAAGTCAGGATAATGCCTCTGTGATGGATTATCCTCACCCTTATGCTTATTTAGCCAATGACCATATTAATATCGATAAGCCTTATTCTGAGGGAATAGGCATTTGGGATAAGTATACGATTAGCTTTGGTTATGGTTCAGCGTCACAACAACAAGCACTTTTGAATCAAGCATTAATTGAAGGCTATCGGTATATTGGCGAGTCTGACTCGCGTGGGCAAGGTGCCAGCCATGTCTATGCGAGTTTATGGGATAACGGCAGTGATGCTGTGCTAGAGCTTGCGCGCTTAGAAACTGTACGACGTCATGCCATTGACAACTTTAACGGGGATGCGTTACTGCAAGGCGAGCCAAAAGGCGAGTTGGCGGATGTGTTTGTGCCAATCTACTTGTTAACTCGTTATCAAATTGAGGCTGCAGCCAAATGGATTGGTGGTACTGAATATAGCTATCAGCAGTTAGGCTCTGGCGTCCGTTGGCATTTTGCTGCCCCGTCAAAGCAACAAGAAGCATTGACTGTGTTAATTAATAGCTTGTCGGCTGACAGCTTACTTGTACCTGATGATGTACTGCAATCTTTGGTTCCCAAAGCCGGTAATTATTATAAAACCCGTGAAAGCTTTAACGGTAATATTGGCGTGGTAACTGATCCATTAGGCATGGCTGAGGTACTGAGTCGCCATATTGTGCAGCAAATATTGGCACCACAAAGATTAAATCGCGTGTTTCAAGCTTATATGGAAGATGCTGAACAATTATCTGTGGTTAGTTTGTTAGATAAATTGATTGCTGCAACCTTATATCAAGATTTGTCACGAGGAAAAGCCTTAGGCATTAATATGCGTGTTAATGCTGTGGTGGTGGATGAACTTTTGGCAACTTATCACCACCAAGATACCAGTGGCGAAGTTAAAGCTCAGTTATTGGCTAAGCTAGACTTTACCATTAAGCAACTAAAACGCCGCTCGACACGTGCCACAGAATATCAAGCTGCGCATTATGATTGGCTCTATCAAGGTATTGAGAAAAGTTTGCAAGATCCTGAGTTTAAATTAATTGCTCAGCCTCTTAAAATGCCTCCTGGTTCACCTATTTAA
- a CDS encoding response regulator, which produces MNSTEQDLQLKSPIQRNYNRAVFYTYIGVIVMSLITAAIFYERQKEVQIEQREEQVARHVLQIDLLLESSIRAVKSLRDVAVDHLRLGELVRKDRLPQYEKFNADGQFFSLEPSYVKSGEPFTNMGRITGMGSLDGRSEQFYQELEMLFELSLSFPVAKEAAPKASSIYYVSKRKMMSYFPWTNSEQRFREEQLNKQQFQLATPKYNPQRNAFWSPAYVDGADQGLLTTLGLPVYLEDEFIGTINLDMTLASLAKQIRTYFKMPGTVILLDQQNNILSHSDFDSSEMNRVYHISQRIPAELHSLSESELFDAHEGILRNNHYIHSVALHNAPWRLLYIQPEGALFKDSWEKLQLTFIMVVLALSVLVTIVHWQTRRAFVSPASRLLTHLEACSQSPLPPPKKMSQGWEPWFFLVSRIFEENQQYTRNLAEQNKRLDNLVASRTQRLRDTTERREREFALLRSLIDSIPEAIVFKDKEGKFLGCNKSAERMLGVNESDIIGLTTIDITNPEQGQRILKEDKQVLRDRNSLRYNERAEIAGKPVLLDVFKLPFYNRRNELLGLISIWRDITRENESAEQLRLSEERYHMAMDAVEDGLWDWYIDSEQIICNPAFYSMLGYAPNEFPALLSSIDGLTHPDDRDRVQEYRSQYLLDPTEAYEIEFRMKGKSGDYHWLLSRGRAVEFSESGQTKRMLGTHKDITRQKSNEVALLEAKQDAELANMYKSEFLANMSHEIRTPMNAIIGMLQLAQRTNLTPQQEDYLNKAGFSAQSLLRIINDILDFSKIEAGKLELERVAFPLDKVLDHVLDMNAIKAQEKGVELLLYAPVTAGLILNGDPLRLGQILINLLSNAVKFTQQGEIELGCEDVGERDHRITMKFWVRDTGIGISKEQQSKLFDAFAQADGSTTRKYGGTGLGLSISKHLVSMMGGTMQVESEPNQGSTFSFTISFEIAEENVVEPLVVPEQLNNLTTLVVDDNPSALEIYSSLMKDFSFGVHNASSGQQALDCLSKQPVDLLLLDWMMPNMGGAEVLAQLDEMVADGRIAKRPVVIIMTAYSADPLSDDLAERNIHAILQKPFKASALFDEIISAFAKEPKLNVQAVPKEDVQEQQSGLVLLVEDNFINQQVASELLKSAGYEVVMADNGKIALDLIDTKPFDAVLMDIQMPVMDGLTAAAELRKRYTAEQMPIIAMTAHAMSGDREKSLAAGMNAHITKPIVLNELFDTLSYWIAYKNDNKT; this is translated from the coding sequence ATGAATTCAACAGAGCAAGATTTACAATTAAAATCTCCCATTCAACGCAATTATAACCGTGCGGTTTTTTATACCTATATTGGCGTAATTGTGATGTCATTGATCACTGCTGCAATTTTTTATGAACGCCAAAAAGAAGTCCAAATCGAACAGCGTGAAGAGCAAGTTGCTCGTCACGTGCTACAAATCGATTTATTACTTGAGTCGAGCATTCGAGCTGTAAAAAGTTTACGTGATGTCGCGGTTGATCATCTGCGTTTAGGTGAATTGGTGCGAAAAGATCGCTTACCTCAGTATGAAAAATTCAATGCCGACGGACAGTTTTTTAGCCTTGAACCCAGTTATGTAAAAAGCGGTGAGCCCTTTACCAATATGGGCCGCATTACCGGTATGGGCTCATTAGATGGCCGCAGTGAGCAGTTTTATCAAGAGCTCGAAATGCTATTCGAGCTATCGTTATCTTTTCCTGTTGCCAAAGAGGCTGCCCCCAAAGCGTCATCCATCTACTATGTATCCAAGCGAAAAATGATGTCTTATTTCCCGTGGACTAATTCAGAACAGCGCTTTCGGGAAGAACAGTTAAATAAGCAACAATTTCAACTTGCCACCCCAAAATATAATCCTCAGCGTAATGCGTTTTGGAGCCCAGCTTACGTAGATGGCGCTGATCAAGGCTTGTTAACAACCCTAGGTTTACCGGTTTATTTAGAAGATGAATTTATTGGCACCATTAATTTAGACATGACCTTAGCTTCGTTAGCGAAGCAAATTCGTACCTACTTTAAAATGCCGGGAACCGTGATTTTGCTTGATCAGCAAAATAATATTCTGTCGCACAGTGATTTTGATTCCAGTGAAATGAATCGGGTTTACCACATCAGCCAGCGTATTCCAGCAGAGCTGCATTCGTTATCTGAGTCTGAGCTATTTGATGCCCACGAGGGGATTTTACGCAATAACCATTATATTCACTCGGTGGCTTTGCATAATGCACCATGGCGTTTGTTATATATTCAGCCAGAAGGGGCATTATTTAAAGACTCATGGGAAAAGCTCCAACTGACGTTCATTATGGTGGTTTTAGCCTTATCGGTTTTAGTGACTATAGTGCATTGGCAAACCCGCCGCGCATTCGTAAGCCCAGCTTCACGCTTATTAACCCATTTAGAGGCCTGTTCGCAATCGCCACTACCACCACCTAAAAAAATGAGTCAAGGCTGGGAACCTTGGTTTTTCTTGGTAAGCCGTATTTTTGAAGAAAACCAGCAGTATACTCGTAACCTTGCAGAGCAGAATAAGCGTCTAGATAACCTTGTTGCCAGTCGAACTCAGCGTTTAAGAGATACTACTGAACGTCGCGAACGCGAGTTTGCCTTATTACGCTCCCTGATTGACTCTATCCCTGAGGCGATTGTATTTAAAGATAAAGAAGGTAAATTTTTAGGCTGTAATAAATCGGCTGAGCGTATGCTTGGTGTGAATGAAAGTGACATCATAGGGTTAACCACTATCGATATTACGAATCCTGAACAAGGCCAACGTATTCTTAAAGAAGACAAGCAAGTTCTTAGAGATAGAAACTCGTTACGTTATAACGAACGTGCTGAAATTGCTGGTAAACCTGTGTTATTAGACGTGTTCAAGTTACCGTTTTATAACCGCCGCAATGAATTATTAGGCTTGATTTCTATTTGGCGTGACATTACCCGTGAAAATGAGTCCGCTGAGCAACTGCGCTTGTCTGAAGAGCGTTACCATATGGCAATGGATGCGGTAGAAGATGGCCTGTGGGATTGGTATATCGATTCAGAGCAAATTATTTGTAACCCAGCTTTCTATTCAATGCTTGGCTATGCTCCGAATGAGTTTCCGGCGTTATTGTCATCCATTGATGGCTTAACCCACCCCGACGACCGTGACCGAGTGCAAGAGTATCGCAGCCAGTATTTGCTAGACCCAACTGAAGCGTATGAGATTGAATTTCGAATGAAAGGCAAGTCGGGTGATTACCACTGGTTATTGTCACGTGGCCGTGCGGTTGAGTTTTCTGAGTCGGGACAAACTAAGCGTATGTTGGGGACTCACAAAGATATTACTCGTCAAAAGAGTAACGAAGTAGCCTTGTTAGAAGCCAAGCAAGATGCAGAATTGGCCAACATGTATAAAAGTGAGTTTTTGGCCAATATGAGTCATGAAATCCGCACTCCCATGAATGCCATTATTGGTATGTTACAGTTGGCGCAGCGGACTAACTTAACGCCGCAGCAAGAAGATTATCTCAATAAAGCGGGGTTCTCAGCGCAATCATTATTACGCATCATTAATGACATTCTTGATTTCTCAAAAATTGAAGCGGGTAAATTAGAGCTTGAACGAGTAGCGTTCCCGCTGGATAAAGTGCTTGACCATGTGCTGGATATGAACGCCATAAAAGCGCAAGAAAAAGGCGTTGAATTACTATTGTATGCGCCAGTGACAGCAGGGTTAATTTTAAATGGGGACCCACTGCGCTTAGGACAAATTTTAATTAACTTATTGTCTAACGCAGTTAAATTTACCCAGCAGGGTGAAATTGAATTGGGCTGTGAAGATGTTGGTGAGCGCGACCACCGTATAACCATGAAGTTTTGGGTGCGCGACACAGGTATTGGTATTAGTAAAGAACAACAAAGTAAGTTATTTGATGCCTTCGCTCAAGCTGATGGTTCTACAACCCGTAAGTATGGTGGTACAGGACTGGGCTTATCAATCAGTAAGCATTTAGTGTCTATGATGGGGGGCACAATGCAGGTTGAGTCTGAACCCAATCAAGGCAGTACCTTCAGTTTTACTATCAGTTTTGAAATAGCCGAAGAAAACGTAGTAGAGCCATTAGTGGTGCCAGAGCAGTTAAATAATTTGACCACATTAGTGGTCGATGATAACCCGAGCGCCCTCGAGATTTACTCGTCATTAATGAAAGACTTTAGCTTTGGGGTGCATAATGCTTCTAGCGGCCAACAAGCGCTAGATTGTTTAAGTAAACAGCCGGTTGATTTACTGCTGCTTGATTGGATGATGCCCAATATGGGCGGTGCAGAAGTATTGGCACAACTTGATGAAATGGTTGCCGATGGCCGCATTGCGAAACGCCCAGTGGTGATTATTATGACCGCCTATAGTGCAGACCCTCTCTCCGATGATTTAGCTGAGCGGAACATTCACGCCATACTGCAAAAGCCGTTTAAAGCATCCGCCTTATTTGATGAAATCATCAGTGCATTTGCCAAAGAACCTAAGTTAAATGTACAGGCGGTACCTAAGGAAGATGTACAAGAACAACAATCTGGTTTAGTGCTGCTGGTTGAAGATAACTTTATCAACCAACAAGTGGCATCAGAATTACTTAAAAGCGCGGGTTATGAAGTTGTCATGGCAGATAATGGAAAAATTGCGCTCGATTTGATTGACACTAAGCCGTTTGATGCAGTTCTGATGGATATTCAAATGCCAGTGATGGATGGGTTAACTGCGGCCGCAGAACTGCGTAAACGCTACACTGCAGAGCAAATGCCGATCATCGCGATGACAGCCCATGCCATGTCGGGTGATAGAGAGAAAAGTTTAGCCGCAGGAATGAACGCTCATATTACCAAACCTATTGTATTGAATGAGTTGTTTGATACTCTATCTTACTGGATAGCCTATAAAAACGACAATAAGACGTAA
- a CDS encoding PhoH family protein — MEQTDRKLFVLDTNVLLHEPLAIYSFKEHDVIIPMTVLEELDSIKDRKRDVSRDARVAIRALEDILGGSTTPEQIIKGVPLPTREGHLEASGSLSIFPDHQIDFTMGALPGDNNDNRIINTALHLQKQHHPRTVVLVTKDINMRLKAKGAGIERVEDYRTDQLIDDIRFLAKGFYEFEGDFWQKVDDVSTARQGRNTVHQVSLEHLGKEPFYINQYLIDQESDFCGRVAAKTDTYMDIIDRGRERLMHHEAWGIKPKNIYQGMALDALLDPDIELIILTGPAGCGKTLLAMASALELVVEKKRYDKIIVTRNTPEIAESIGFLPGTEEEKMAPWLAAITDTLEVLHKNDVNPSGSVNYIMEKANIQFKSINFMRGRSIQNAVVLLDECQNLTASQIKTMITRMGEGTKLICSGNLAQIDSTYLTAVTSGLTYMVERFKDFEGSANVYLNGVVRSRLAEFAEEHL; from the coding sequence ATGGAACAAACCGACAGAAAGTTGTTTGTATTGGATACCAACGTGTTACTGCATGAACCTTTAGCGATATATTCGTTTAAAGAGCATGACGTAATCATTCCTATGACTGTGTTAGAAGAGCTAGATAGTATTAAGGATAGAAAGCGCGATGTCAGCCGAGATGCCCGAGTTGCTATAAGGGCATTGGAAGATATTTTAGGTGGTTCAACGACCCCTGAGCAAATTATAAAAGGCGTGCCACTACCGACCCGAGAAGGCCATTTAGAGGCTAGTGGTAGTTTATCCATATTCCCCGATCATCAAATCGATTTCACCATGGGCGCTTTGCCTGGCGATAATAACGATAACCGCATTATTAACACCGCGCTTCATCTGCAAAAGCAACATCATCCACGCACAGTGGTGTTAGTCACCAAAGACATTAATATGCGCTTAAAGGCCAAAGGTGCTGGTATTGAGCGGGTTGAAGACTATCGTACTGATCAATTAATTGATGATATTCGCTTTTTGGCCAAAGGTTTTTATGAGTTTGAAGGTGATTTTTGGCAAAAAGTCGACGATGTTTCAACCGCAAGACAAGGACGGAATACTGTGCACCAAGTGTCACTTGAGCATCTTGGAAAAGAGCCCTTTTACATCAATCAATATCTGATTGACCAAGAATCTGATTTTTGTGGTCGAGTCGCGGCCAAAACCGATACCTATATGGACATAATTGATCGCGGCCGAGAAAGATTAATGCACCACGAAGCGTGGGGCATTAAGCCGAAAAATATATATCAGGGAATGGCGCTTGATGCTTTGCTTGACCCAGATATTGAGCTGATTATTTTAACTGGACCAGCGGGATGCGGTAAAACCTTGCTAGCGATGGCATCGGCACTTGAATTAGTGGTAGAAAAAAAGCGTTATGACAAAATTATTGTCACCCGTAACACCCCTGAAATAGCCGAATCAATCGGCTTTTTACCCGGCACCGAAGAAGAGAAAATGGCACCTTGGCTGGCAGCCATAACCGATACACTCGAAGTGCTACATAAAAATGATGTTAACCCCAGTGGTAGTGTTAATTACATCATGGAAAAAGCCAATATTCAGTTTAAGTCGATAAACTTTATGCGTGGGCGATCGATTCAAAACGCGGTTGTACTGCTAGATGAATGTCAAAATTTAACCGCATCCCAAATTAAAACCATGATCACTCGAATGGGCGAGGGCACTAAGTTAATTTGCAGTGGTAACTTGGCGCAAATCGATTCGACCTACCTAACAGCAGTTACATCAGGGTTAACCTATATGGTGGAACGCTTTAAAGACTTTGAAGGCAGTGCTAACGTGTATTTAAATGGTGTAGTTCGTTCGCGTCTTGCTGAATTTGCTGAGGAGCATTTGTAA
- a CDS encoding DUF3530 family protein yields the protein MLALLSHSQAKPLFSPIESSEIKQITVDGQTADVLVRPWSGKNQFGAAVIIGASDSQAESMGLAGFLRYELNPKGWATISLPPPKGLYRPNFTTDPQEINKSGEAQLRVKSNSPIPKYDSAQLLELRNFQQASLTEAFNQLTPLGQAFPGARMLIAFDDTAGMITHLLSEKKIPIPDLLVLINPYREYEQLIDEPSQRKPIAEQLVVMSIPILDIISTNGHPLALKDATLRKQYNQVKPIKYYRQYHLDLDLNHPGGWQEAMQKIEGFSRSVIGR from the coding sequence GTGTTAGCTTTGTTATCTCATTCTCAAGCGAAGCCACTTTTTAGCCCAATAGAATCATCAGAAATAAAACAAATCACTGTTGATGGTCAAACGGCTGATGTACTCGTTCGCCCTTGGAGTGGTAAAAATCAGTTTGGGGCAGCCGTGATCATTGGTGCTTCTGACAGCCAAGCAGAAAGCATGGGGCTGGCTGGTTTTTTACGGTACGAATTAAACCCTAAGGGCTGGGCCACCATTAGTTTACCGCCACCAAAGGGCTTATACCGACCCAATTTTACAACTGATCCGCAAGAGATAAATAAATCAGGAGAAGCGCAGCTCAGGGTAAAATCCAATTCGCCCATACCTAAGTATGATTCAGCACAATTACTTGAATTAAGAAACTTCCAACAAGCTAGTTTAACGGAAGCTTTCAATCAACTAACACCGCTCGGACAAGCATTTCCTGGCGCTCGAATGCTGATCGCCTTTGATGACACTGCTGGCATGATCACCCATTTACTCTCGGAGAAAAAAATCCCAATCCCCGATTTACTGGTTCTGATTAATCCCTATCGCGAATATGAGCAGCTTATCGACGAGCCTAGTCAGCGTAAGCCTATTGCCGAACAGCTTGTGGTTATGTCGATACCGATTTTAGATATTATTTCCACCAATGGACACCCTTTAGCATTAAAAGACGCAACCCTTCGTAAACAATACAATCAGGTCAAACCGATTAAATATTATCGCCAATATCATCTGGATTTAGATTTAAACCATCCTGGAGGATGGCAAGAAGCAATGCAGAAAATTGAAGGGTTTTCGAGAAGTGTTATCGGTCGATAA